A window of Rhabdothermincola salaria contains these coding sequences:
- the secD gene encoding protein translocase subunit SecD, producing the protein MRRFRGFGSLIVIVVVATFGLVYTFGVGNKPLLGLDLQGGVSVVLQPTNEVTEETLEQAISIIRQRVDALGVAEPEITRQGDNILIQIPGVDDRDRALALVGQTAELQFRPVLGAIPAGLDLESAPTDTPAPGDSSDTTTEAPDTTAPDTTAPDATDETEQGLGLGVGESAGGVVAQSAFESAQAEPPPEPAPDTTAPAAPEGTDTTLAPPIDATELLTGGLPADVCTTGIPSSELPPDENVTLPQCEEGVLVATYQLGPVLLTGAGLESAAASLFGAEWQVSPVFKGGSEGIDAFNGAASQCFSQSPSCPTGQLGIVLDGRVISAPTIQTPTFSRDEVSITGQFTEREARDLATALNYGALPVELEQQQAQLVSATLGRDALEAGLVAGVVGLVLASAYMITVYRFLGLLSVLKLTVEGALLWTVISYLGSNSGLALTLAGITGIIVSIGVSFDSNVVYYEHLKEDVRAGRSIRSATDKSFVAAFSTIVKADVASLIGAGLLWWLTVGPVRGFAFYLGIAGLLDLLASWAFMRPAVKLATKSSFLRARPGLLGLPAEVPPTGARPTDPPVAASTAGAAR; encoded by the coding sequence GTGCGCCGCTTCAGGGGCTTCGGCTCGCTCATCGTCATCGTCGTGGTGGCCACGTTCGGCCTCGTCTACACCTTCGGGGTCGGCAACAAGCCGCTCCTGGGCCTCGACCTCCAGGGCGGGGTGTCGGTGGTGCTCCAGCCCACCAACGAGGTCACCGAGGAGACCCTCGAGCAGGCCATCTCGATCATCCGCCAGCGCGTCGACGCCCTCGGCGTGGCCGAGCCCGAGATCACCCGCCAGGGCGACAACATCCTCATCCAGATCCCCGGCGTCGACGACCGGGACCGGGCCCTGGCCCTGGTGGGCCAGACGGCCGAGCTGCAGTTCCGGCCCGTGCTGGGCGCCATCCCGGCCGGACTCGACCTCGAGTCGGCACCGACGGACACCCCCGCACCGGGCGACTCCTCCGACACCACGACCGAGGCCCCCGACACCACTGCCCCCGACACCACTGCGCCCGACGCGACCGACGAGACCGAGCAGGGGCTCGGGCTGGGCGTGGGCGAGAGCGCCGGCGGCGTCGTGGCCCAGAGCGCGTTCGAGTCGGCCCAGGCCGAGCCGCCGCCCGAACCGGCCCCCGACACCACGGCCCCGGCGGCCCCCGAGGGCACCGACACCACGCTCGCCCCCCCGATCGACGCCACCGAGTTGCTCACCGGTGGCCTCCCGGCCGACGTGTGCACCACCGGCATCCCGTCGAGCGAGCTGCCGCCCGACGAGAACGTCACCCTGCCCCAGTGTGAGGAGGGGGTGCTGGTGGCCACCTACCAGCTCGGCCCGGTGCTGCTCACCGGCGCCGGCCTCGAGAGCGCGGCGGCCAGCCTCTTCGGCGCCGAGTGGCAGGTGAGCCCGGTGTTCAAGGGTGGTTCCGAGGGCATCGACGCCTTCAACGGGGCGGCGTCGCAGTGCTTCTCGCAGTCGCCGTCGTGCCCGACCGGCCAGCTCGGCATCGTGCTCGACGGTCGGGTCATCTCGGCGCCCACCATCCAGACGCCGACGTTCAGTCGCGACGAGGTGTCCATCACCGGCCAGTTCACCGAGCGCGAGGCCCGCGACCTGGCCACCGCCCTCAACTACGGCGCCCTGCCCGTCGAGCTCGAGCAGCAGCAGGCCCAGCTGGTCTCGGCCACGCTCGGCCGCGACGCCCTCGAGGCCGGTCTCGTGGCCGGCGTCGTCGGTCTCGTCCTGGCCAGCGCCTACATGATCACCGTCTACCGGTTCCTCGGCCTCCTGTCCGTGCTGAAGCTGACCGTCGAAGGGGCCCTGCTCTGGACCGTGATCAGCTACCTCGGCTCCAACAGCGGGCTGGCGCTCACCCTCGCCGGCATCACCGGCATCATCGTGTCCATCGGCGTGTCCTTCGACTCCAACGTCGTCTACTACGAGCACCTCAAGGAAGACGTCCGGGCCGGGCGCAGCATCCGCAGCGCCACCGACAAGTCGTTCGTGGCCGCCTTCTCGACCATCGTCAAGGCCGACGTGGCCTCCCTCATCGGCGCCGGGCTGCTGTGGTGGCTCACCGTCGGCCCCGTTCGGGGCTTCGCCTTCTACCTCGGCATCGCCGGGCTGCTCGACCTCCTCGCCTCTTGGGCCTTCATGCGCCCCGCGGTCAAGCTGGCCACCAAGTCGTCGTTCCTGCGGGCCCGGCCCGGCCTGCTCGGGTTGCCGGCCGAGGTGCCGCCCACCGGCGCCCGGCCCACCGACCCCCCAGTCGCCGCCAGCACCGCGGGAGCCGCCCGATGA
- the yajC gene encoding preprotein translocase subunit YajC gives MSTILLIVLFVLAWVVLILPKQRELKRHNALVASLEVGDEVMSGAGIYGTITEIDGDVVHLEVAPGLELKVARRAVASKVATVIDVDDEDDELVDGDGVLEAWPTADDEDDEVDDDDEDDDDEDDDDEDDDEEVDEIEVEVVEVEVVDDDADGTEPPGRR, from the coding sequence ATGTCCACCATCTTGTTGATCGTCCTCTTCGTGCTGGCCTGGGTGGTGCTGATCCTGCCCAAGCAGCGGGAGCTCAAGCGCCACAACGCCCTGGTGGCCTCGCTCGAGGTCGGCGACGAGGTGATGAGCGGCGCGGGCATCTACGGCACCATCACCGAGATCGACGGTGACGTCGTGCACCTCGAGGTGGCTCCTGGGCTGGAGCTGAAGGTGGCCCGCCGGGCGGTGGCGTCCAAGGTGGCGACGGTGATCGACGTCGACGACGAGGACGACGAGCTGGTCGACGGCGACGGTGTCCTCGAGGCCTGGCCGACCGCCGACGACGAGGACGACGAGGTCGACGACGACGACGAGGACGACGACGACGAGGACGACGACGACGAGGACGACGACGAAGAGGTCGACGAGATCGAGGTCGAGGTCGTCGAGGTCGAGGTGGTCGACGACGACGCCGACGGCACCGAACCTCCCGGGCGCCGCTGA
- the tgt gene encoding tRNA guanosine(34) transglycosylase Tgt gives MTPSPSSAPFVPDPTGHVVRLDLQATHGPARAATVHTARGSFRTPCFMPVGTRAVVRALTAQDLEDLGAEVVLANTYHLMLRPGADLVAELGGLHRFSGWDGHVLTDSGGYQVFSLEPKVTDDGATFVSTYDGSRHHLTPESCVAIQQLLGADIQMVLDVCPPLPSADSVVRSAVDRSALWAGRARAAHRPAREEGSTQALFGIVQGGVDPALRTESAERTVALDFDGYGIGGLSVGESRDEMLPALAAALAGLPPDQPRYLMGVGDPVSLVEAVALGVDMFDCVLPTRLARHGTILTSEGRLNLRNLRWARDPSPLEEGCICPACVRHSKGYLRHLLLVNEPTAARLTSLHNVHWLLRLMERTRAAIVDGTLDTVRREVAEVWS, from the coding sequence GTGACCCCGTCCCCGTCGTCCGCCCCGTTCGTGCCCGACCCGACCGGCCACGTGGTCCGCCTCGACCTCCAGGCCACCCACGGCCCGGCGCGGGCCGCCACCGTGCACACGGCCCGGGGTTCGTTCCGCACGCCGTGCTTCATGCCGGTCGGCACCCGAGCCGTGGTGCGGGCGCTCACCGCCCAGGACCTCGAGGACCTCGGCGCCGAGGTCGTCCTGGCCAACACCTACCACCTGATGCTGCGCCCCGGCGCCGACCTCGTGGCCGAGCTGGGAGGCCTGCACCGCTTCTCGGGCTGGGACGGGCACGTGCTCACCGACTCCGGCGGGTACCAGGTGTTCTCCCTCGAACCCAAGGTCACCGACGACGGTGCCACCTTCGTGTCCACCTACGACGGCAGCCGCCACCACCTCACGCCGGAGAGCTGCGTGGCCATCCAACAACTGCTCGGGGCCGACATCCAGATGGTGCTCGACGTGTGCCCGCCGCTGCCCTCGGCCGACTCGGTGGTGCGCTCGGCGGTCGACCGCAGCGCCCTGTGGGCCGGCCGGGCCCGCGCCGCCCACCGGCCGGCCCGGGAAGAGGGCTCCACCCAGGCGCTCTTCGGGATCGTCCAGGGCGGGGTGGACCCGGCGCTGCGCACCGAGAGCGCCGAGCGCACGGTCGCCCTCGACTTCGACGGCTACGGCATCGGCGGGTTGTCGGTGGGCGAGTCCCGAGACGAGATGCTGCCCGCCCTGGCCGCGGCCCTCGCCGGGCTCCCGCCCGACCAGCCCCGCTACCTCATGGGCGTCGGCGACCCCGTCTCCCTGGTGGAGGCGGTGGCCCTCGGCGTCGACATGTTCGACTGCGTGCTGCCGACCCGGCTGGCGCGCCACGGCACCATCCTCACCAGCGAGGGGCGGCTCAACCTGCGCAACCTGCGCTGGGCCCGCGATCCGTCGCCGCTGGAGGAAGGGTGCATCTGCCCGGCCTGCGTGCGGCACTCGAAGGGGTACCTGCGGCACCTGCTGCTGGTGAACGAGCCGACCGCGGCCCGGTTGACGTCGCTGCACAACGTGCACTGGTTGCTGCGCCTGATGGAGCGGACGCGGGCGGCGATCGTCGACGGGACCCTCGACACCGTGCGCCGAGAGGTGGCCGAGGTCTGGTCGTGA